One region of Polynucleobacter paneuropaeus genomic DNA includes:
- a CDS encoding surface-adhesin E family protein, which translates to MKKFTAIILCCISSVAMANWLELGSNDTAVVKVDTSTIKRNPYSIEAWVLFDLKKPMQIFEGDRDVYSGVAYYEYDCTENKARFLEKYAYTEKNGQGDRIFSSNKPENWLSIPPNVLNFKVFTYLCRPK; encoded by the coding sequence ATGAAAAAATTCACTGCAATCATCCTGTGTTGCATTAGCTCTGTAGCAATGGCCAATTGGCTCGAGCTTGGAAGCAATGATACTGCCGTTGTAAAGGTAGATACCAGCACTATTAAACGAAACCCATACTCAATCGAAGCATGGGTTTTATTTGACCTTAAAAAACCAATGCAAATTTTTGAGGGCGATAGAGACGTATATTCTGGGGTGGCCTACTATGAATATGATTGCACCGAAAACAAAGCGCGTTTTTTAGAGAAATATGCCTACACTGAAAAAAATGGGCAGGGCGATCGCATCTTTTCATCTAACAAGCCAGAGAATTGGCTCAGTATTCCACCTAATGTACTCAATTTTAAAGTCTTCACTTATTTATGCAGGCCCAAATAA
- a CDS encoding sensor histidine kinase, with translation MKNNRLVIIASGVALGLLVVAIAIAASFFLKFNAESEWKRQTDNVSFTLSEHAAQTFISAEVALNSIYNALPQSSFSNESAFKQYAAQKIVHQLLAEKIASNLLIDVASIALDDGRLVNFSRSYPPPPINLSERDYFKELRDHALNTNFFSLPVKNKGTGQWVFYIAKRLQTPAGEFLGTLQVGVSAANFSEFYKKVISSLGEGASVSLYRNDFSLMTAYPFREDLIGQKILSSSTKKLMSDQNINHAVAEVSTPRAIQDGLSETRIVAPRRVTNFPFIVTPVVADNIYLNSWLRSLYAIWLIAILNLVLLFIFIKMILNRNEQIHEELVRISNAESALRESQLIIEKQNMELDNKVRERTLELETNQVRLQESNLLLESANRHKSEFLANMSHELRTPLNSIIGFSELLKEKIFGEINVKQAEYVKNIFNSGKHLLDLINDILDLSKIESGEVVIFREIFSLNKAIQSCVAIVSERVKKNKLKLNVFISEGENLIFADERKMKQILLNLLTNAVKFTPEGGEIVVQAESTEAGVKILVKDSGIGIDPKDQEKIFEEFKQVENNYTRKLEGTGLGLAIVKRLIDLQGGWLKLDSALGEGTSFTFFIPKVDKGGAE, from the coding sequence TTGAAAAATAATCGTTTAGTCATTATCGCTTCGGGTGTTGCTTTGGGCCTATTGGTTGTTGCGATAGCCATTGCCGCTAGTTTTTTCTTGAAGTTCAATGCTGAATCGGAATGGAAGAGGCAGACAGATAATGTTTCTTTCACATTATCTGAGCACGCTGCGCAAACGTTTATTTCTGCGGAAGTTGCACTTAATAGTATCTACAACGCTTTACCGCAAAGCAGCTTTTCCAATGAATCTGCTTTTAAGCAGTATGCCGCTCAAAAGATAGTTCATCAACTGCTTGCTGAAAAGATTGCATCAAATCTCTTGATTGATGTGGCATCTATCGCTCTAGATGATGGGCGTTTAGTTAATTTTTCTAGATCTTATCCGCCACCACCGATCAACTTATCCGAGCGAGATTATTTTAAAGAGCTCAGAGATCACGCGCTAAACACTAATTTTTTTAGTCTGCCAGTTAAAAATAAGGGTACTGGCCAGTGGGTATTTTATATTGCCAAAAGACTGCAAACCCCAGCTGGTGAGTTCTTGGGAACATTACAGGTTGGTGTTTCAGCAGCAAACTTTTCTGAATTTTATAAAAAAGTGATTAGTAGTCTAGGTGAGGGTGCCTCCGTTTCTTTATATCGAAATGATTTTTCTTTAATGACTGCCTATCCCTTTAGGGAAGATTTAATTGGCCAGAAGATTTTGTCTAGTAGCACCAAGAAATTAATGTCAGATCAAAATATTAATCATGCTGTTGCAGAGGTTAGTACGCCAAGAGCTATTCAGGATGGCCTGTCTGAAACCCGTATTGTTGCCCCCAGAAGAGTAACTAATTTCCCATTCATTGTCACACCAGTAGTGGCGGACAATATTTATCTCAATAGTTGGCTAAGGTCGCTTTATGCGATATGGCTTATTGCAATTTTGAATTTGGTCTTGCTATTTATTTTTATCAAAATGATTTTGAATCGTAATGAGCAAATTCACGAGGAGTTGGTGCGAATTAGTAATGCTGAAAGTGCATTAAGGGAGTCTCAGTTAATTATTGAGAAGCAGAATATGGAGCTTGATAACAAGGTGCGTGAGCGCACTTTAGAGCTCGAGACAAATCAAGTCCGTTTGCAAGAAAGCAATCTCTTGCTGGAAAGTGCTAATCGACATAAATCTGAATTTTTAGCCAATATGTCACATGAGCTCAGAACACCACTCAATTCCATTATTGGATTCTCAGAACTTCTCAAAGAAAAGATTTTTGGTGAAATCAATGTCAAGCAGGCTGAATATGTCAAAAATATTTTTAACTCGGGCAAGCATTTACTCGATTTAATTAACGATATCTTAGACCTCTCCAAAATTGAATCCGGGGAAGTTGTGATATTCAGAGAAATTTTTTCTCTGAATAAGGCTATTCAATCTTGCGTTGCTATCGTGTCAGAGCGAGTTAAGAAAAATAAATTAAAGCTTAATGTATTTATCAGTGAGGGTGAAAATCTCATCTTTGCTGATGAGCGAAAAATGAAGCAAATACTTCTGAATCTACTAACGAATGCTGTCAAATTTACACCTGAGGGTGGTGAAATCGTAGTTCAGGCTGAAAGTACTGAGGCAGGCGTCAAGATCCTTGTGAAGGATTCTGGAATCGGCATTGATCCAAAAGATCAAGAGAAAATTTTCGAAGAATTTAAGCAAGTAGAAAATAACTACACCAGAAAATTAGAGGGAACTGGTCTAGGCTTGGCAATTGTTAAGCGTCTAATAGATCTACAAGGTGGCTGGCTTAAACTAGATTCAGCATTAGGTGAGGGTACAAGCTTCACATTCTTTATCCCCAAGGTTGATAAGGGGGGTGCAGAATGA
- a CDS encoding response regulator: MTHILIVDDSILNSALAKDILQSSGYETSEIECGEDLQGQLERQVPDLVLMDIQMPGMSGFDCLSFMRADDRYAAIPVIAFTASVMQEDKQAIMDAGFNALIEKPIGFRDFLSTIASTLENSVA; the protein is encoded by the coding sequence ATGACCCATATATTGATTGTCGATGACAGCATTCTTAACTCAGCTCTCGCAAAGGATATTTTGCAATCCTCTGGTTATGAGACTAGTGAAATAGAGTGTGGTGAGGATTTGCAGGGGCAACTTGAAAGGCAAGTCCCAGACCTCGTATTAATGGATATTCAAATGCCCGGTATGAGCGGCTTTGATTGTTTGAGCTTTATGCGTGCCGATGATCGTTACGCTGCTATTCCCGTCATTGCTTTTACAGCTTCTGTTATGCAAGAAGACAAGCAGGCCATTATGGATGCCGGCTTTAATGCCCTCATAGAAAAACCGATTGGCTTTAGAGATTTTCTAAGCACTATTGCATCCACCCTAGAAAATTCTGTTGCATAA
- a CDS encoding PAS domain-containing protein: MTNTNHSLGIQGQLAQSGNDESFSVIGQDEFFKLAGVVIANTNDIVVITDVPNDHLEPRIVYVNEAFIRETGYSLSDVLGKNPRMLQGPRSDPETKSRIFKALGEWKHVREEILNYKKNGEEFWQELNIIPIANEAGTFTYWVSIQRDITERKLAEKVIFETNNRLQLAARAGSVGIWDFDFFNNRLVWDDQMCKLYGITRDQFNGSYDGWASALHPQDRDAAESAITKALEGASEFNTQFRILWPDGSVRVIRGLATVERDEDNKPLRMVGTNWDITELIGAKVDAEAALNVKTQFLMNMSHEIRTPMTGIIGLSTLALYEPLSPVVREYLLGIESSAKLLLEIVNDILDFSKLEANKARINAAPFSIEDLFVRVRSLFLENTKAKGLQFNLFCDLEPNTQLIGDFFYLSLVINNLIGNAIKFTEQGSIDLSIQKIKLENSIFTLHFSVKDTGIGISPESQKQILDPFSQADGSISRRFGGTGLGLTISNRILELMGSTLNIDSTEGRGSTFSFDLVIVKERRK, translated from the coding sequence ATGACGAATACCAATCACTCCCTAGGCATTCAGGGGCAGCTTGCTCAGTCGGGGAATGATGAATCTTTCTCCGTGATTGGACAGGATGAATTCTTCAAGCTAGCTGGAGTAGTCATTGCCAATACCAACGATATTGTTGTCATAACCGACGTTCCAAATGACCATCTAGAGCCACGCATTGTTTATGTAAACGAGGCCTTCATTCGAGAGACCGGTTATTCACTTAGCGACGTGTTGGGGAAAAATCCTCGAATGCTTCAGGGCCCAAGATCCGACCCAGAAACCAAGAGTAGGATTTTCAAAGCTCTGGGCGAGTGGAAGCATGTACGCGAAGAAATATTAAATTATAAAAAAAATGGTGAAGAGTTTTGGCAGGAGCTGAACATTATTCCCATTGCCAATGAAGCGGGTACTTTTACATATTGGGTTTCAATTCAACGGGATATTACAGAGCGTAAATTAGCTGAAAAAGTGATATTTGAAACGAATAATCGCCTGCAGTTGGCGGCTCGAGCAGGCTCTGTTGGTATTTGGGATTTTGACTTCTTCAATAATCGTTTGGTTTGGGATGACCAAATGTGTAAATTGTATGGCATCACGCGAGACCAATTTAATGGTTCATATGATGGCTGGGCTAGTGCTCTTCATCCTCAAGATCGAGACGCAGCTGAATCAGCTATAACCAAAGCGCTTGAAGGTGCTAGTGAATTTAATACTCAATTCAGAATCCTGTGGCCAGATGGAAGTGTTCGTGTCATTAGAGGTCTAGCGACTGTTGAGAGAGATGAGGACAATAAACCGCTCCGAATGGTCGGTACTAATTGGGATATTACTGAGCTCATCGGCGCTAAGGTAGATGCTGAAGCTGCGCTCAATGTGAAAACACAGTTTTTAATGAACATGTCTCATGAGATTCGTACGCCGATGACAGGCATTATTGGCCTGTCTACCTTGGCCTTGTATGAGCCCTTAAGCCCAGTGGTGCGTGAATATCTGCTGGGAATCGAATCTTCAGCCAAATTATTACTTGAGATTGTCAATGATATCCTCGACTTCTCTAAATTAGAGGCGAATAAGGCGCGTATCAATGCTGCACCATTTTCAATTGAAGATCTCTTTGTCAGGGTGCGTAGTCTATTTTTAGAAAATACTAAAGCGAAGGGTTTGCAATTCAATCTTTTTTGCGACTTAGAACCCAACACACAACTAATCGGTGATTTTTTCTATCTCAGCCTGGTGATTAACAATCTCATTGGTAATGCAATTAAGTTTACAGAACAAGGCTCGATAGACCTTTCAATTCAGAAAATTAAGCTAGAAAACTCAATCTTCACGCTACATTTTTCTGTTAAAGATACGGGAATAGGCATCTCTCCAGAATCTCAAAAACAAATATTAGATCCCTTTTCTCAGGCTGATGGCTCTATATCACGGCGTTTTGGAGGTACTGGATTGGGCTTAACTATCAGCAATCGAATTTTGGAGTTGATGGGCAGTACTTTAAATATTGATAGTACAGAAGGGCGGGGATCAACATTCAGTTTTGATTTAGTAATAGTGAAAGAGCGCCGTAAGTAA